One Panicum virgatum strain AP13 chromosome 3N, P.virgatum_v5, whole genome shotgun sequence DNA segment encodes these proteins:
- the LOC120665574 gene encoding probable E3 ubiquitin-protein ligase LUL4, with protein MGASSSRRRRDDYYPPPPPPHHYSSYPPPPPPPHHHHHHPPPPPPPHHRAPPPPPPASSYYYHPHPPPPHAYHGPWHPAPAPPPPLQQPQPPALTGPPPEYVEHQQAQKVKNYVNLHKDTIRLEPDGADPDRRLVAFTFDAVTDGSVTIHYFAKEGKDCSFSSVYPELQTPTKIPFQKGLAQRFIQPSRSGVDLEFFSLDELSNPSGEVFPLVVYAEAYPSPDEGGPSVNSTRAQITLAVLEKHNNDLRVKVIKQILWIDGVRYELQEIFGLVNSTEADVADADADDTGKECVICLTEPRDTAVMPCRHLCLCSECAKTLRFQSNKCPICRQPVEKLMEIKVRSPEL; from the exons ATGGGCGCctcgtcgagccgccgccgccgggacgactactacccgccgccgcccccgccgcaccACTACTCGTCCTACCCGCccccgcctcccccgccgcaccaccaccaccaccaccccccgccgcctcccccgccgcaCCACCGGgctccccctccgccgccgcccgcctcctcgTACTACTACCACCCCCACCCGCCGCCCCCGCACGCGTACCACGGCCCGTGGCAcccggcgcccgcgccgccgccgccgctgcagcagccTCAGCCGCCCGCTCTGACGGGCCCCCCGCCCGAGTACGTGGAGCACCAGCAGGCGCAGAAGGTGAAGAACTACGTCAACCTGCACAAGGACACCATCAGGCTCGAGCCCGACGGCGCCGACCCCGATCGCCGCCTCGTCGCCTTCACCTTCGACGCAGTAACCGACGGCAG TGTGACTATACATTACTTTGCCAAGGAAGGAAAAGACTGTAGTTTTTCTTCAGTGTACCCAGAATTACAGACGCCAACAAAAATACCCTTCCAGAAAGGGTTAGCCCAAAGGTTCATCCAGCCCTCTAGATCTGGTGTTGACTTGGAATTCTTTTCTCTTGATGAGCTTTCAAATCCATCAGGGGAAGTATTCCCTTTGGTAGTTTATGCAGAAGCATATCCATCTCCAGATGAAGGTGGCCCGTCAGTAAACTCCACTCGTGCCCAGATTACTCTTGCTGTTTTGGAGAAGCATAATAATGACCTTCGAGTCAAAGTTATCAAGCAAATCTTGTGGATTGATGGAGTGAGGTATGAGCTACAGGAAATTTTCGGTCTTGTCAACTCCACAGAAGCGGATGTTGCCGATGCTGATGCTGATGACACGGGAAAGGAATGTGTTATCTGCTTGACAGAGCCAAGGGACACTGCTGTTATGCCTTGTAGACATTTG TGTTTGTGCAGCGAATGTGCAAAAACTCTACGATTTCAGTCAAATAAATGCCCCATATGCAGACAGCCTGTTGAAAAACTAATGGAGATCAAAGTTAGAAGTCCTGAGCTATAA
- the LOC120665575 gene encoding uncharacterized protein LOC120665575: MEVEAMLEDDVFFAELSKRISLLITDDDEGADFAAAAQFIPAAAAPLTGFASLGHVPPRQQQGGGASLLAPPPYTLYHHHHHGASYGGDSAALAAAWQQQQQQQHGSKGTGVFIPRSTPGAAHPKKKSKNRGGAAAKAARAAQAGANALAAGGPAKKRA; this comes from the exons ATGGAGGTGGAGGCGATGCTGGAGGACGACGTGTTCTTCGCCGAGCTCAGCAAGCGGATATCGCTGCTCAtcaccgacgacgacgagggcgccgacttcgccgccgccgcgcagttcatccccgccgccgccgcgcccctcacG GGGTTCGCGTCGCTCGGCCATGtgccgccgcggcagcagcaggggggAGGCGCGTCGTTGCTGGCGCCACCGCCCTACACGttgtaccaccaccaccaccacggcgcCAGCTACGGCGGGGACAGCGCcgccctggcggcggcgtggcagcagcagcagcagcagcagcatggcaGCAAAGGCACCGGCGTGTTCATCCCGCGGTCCACGCCCGGGGCCGCGCACCCcaagaagaagagcaagaacaggggcggcgccgccgccaaggccgcgcgggcggcgcaggccGGCGCCAACGCCCTGGCCGCCGGCGGGCCCGCCAAGAAGCGCGCCTGA
- the LOC120665576 gene encoding uncharacterized protein LOC120665576 gives MSAHLSPPHHPSLAAGDAKKQTHLGADPSRRTSSSCCFGGGGDHHSSPKKPGPSAAKLALASFLGVIVLLAADASLAGAGAHRRLRRQYLHYVGGGRGGARSAPAWLSVPDRPNFTDDLLARWLAPGGSPCRDARTANISVLALDGAAARGEVAELGAGEIHEFTFWALDDAGGRRCLGGDYFEVDLSGGAWKSRPPVVDRGDGSYSVRLQVAPRFAAGEFRLTVVLLFRSFEGLKFSSARFKYRAELRRIPLLFRPDSNVSLPALEVCRAADFARDAWSGRWTRLAKNDGCEDVDAAGRYRCLEPDHPCEAPWCDGPLGALESNGWVYSAHCSFRLFAADAAWRCLDGRWLFFWGDSNHVDTIRNLLTFVLGVTDTSVVMRRFDAVFTNPSGGPGTLRITSIFNGHWNMSMNYLGLHSLRNRGFRQLIRSYFMSGDRVPDVVILNSGLHDGCYWTSVRAYAQGAEFAAHFWSDVMAKVRARGHAVPRVFYRTTIATGGYARDLAFNPSKMEAFNGVLVEKMRRHGVLTGGVIDNFDMTFPWHYDNRCNDGVHYGRAPARLVWRDGKIGHQYFVDLMLGHVLLNAICNG, from the coding sequence ATGTCGGCGCACCTCTCGCCGCCCCACCACccatccctcgccgccggggacGCCAAGAAGCAGACGCACCTCGGGGCCGACCCCAGCAGGaggacctcctcctcctgctgcttcggcggcggcggcgaccaccaCAGCAGCCCCAAGAAGCCTGGGCCCTCCGCGGCCAAGCTCGCGCTCGCGTCCTTCCTCGGCGTCatcgtcctcctcgccgccgacgcctccctcgccggcgccggcgcgcaccGGCGCCTGCGGCGCCAGTACCTGCACTACGTCGggggcggccgcgggggcgCCCGGTCTGCGCCCGCGTGGCTCTCCGTGCCGGACCGCCCCAACTTCACCGACGACCTCCTCGCGCGGTGGCTCGCGCCGGGGGGCTCCCCGTGCCGGGACGCGCGCACGGCCAACATCTCCGTGCTGGCCCTcgacggcgccgcggcgagggGGGAGGTGGCGGAGCTTGGCGCGGGCGAGATCCACGAGTTCACGTTCTGGGCCCTGGAcgacgccggcgggcggcgctgcctcGGCGGGGACTACTTCGAGGTCGACCTCTCCGGGGGCGCGTGGAAGTCGCGGCCACCCGTCGTGGACCGCGGCGACGGCTCCTACTCCGTCCGCCTCCAGGTCGCGCCCCGCTTCGCCGCGGGGGAGTTCCGCCTCACCGTCGTCCTCCTCTTCCGCAGTTTCGAGGGGCTCAAGTTCTCCTCCGCCAGGTTCAAGTACCGCGCCGAGCTGCGCCGCATCCCCCTCCTGTTCCGGCCGGACAGCAACGTGTCGCTCCCGGCGCTGGAGGTGTGCCGCGCCGCGGACTTCGCGCGCGACGCCTGGTCCGGCCGGTGGACGCGGCTCGCCAAGAACGACGGCTGCGAGGACGTCGACGCCGCGGGCAGGTACCGGTGCCTGGAGCCGGACCACCCGTGCGAGGCGCCGTGGTGCGACGGCCCGCTTGGCGCGCTGGAGAGCAACGGGTGGGTGTACTCGGCGCACTGCTCCTTCAGGCTCTTCGCGGCCGACGCGGCGTGGCGTTGCCTCGACGGCAGGTGGCTCTTCTTCTGGGGCGACTCCAACCACGTCGACACCATCCGGAACCTCCTCACCTTCGTCCTCGGCGTCACGGACACGTCCGTCGTGATGCGCCGCTTCGACGCCGTGTTCACGAACCCCAGCGGCGGTCCGGGGACTCTGAGGATCACGAGCATCTTCAACGGCCACTGGAACATGAGCATGAACTACCTCGGCCTGCATTCCCTCCGGAACAGGGGGTTCCGGCAGCTAATCCGGTCCTACTTCATGTCCGGTGACCGCGTCCCAGATGTCGTGATCCTCAACTCCGGCCTGCACGACGGGTGCTACTGGACCAGCGTCCGCGCCTATGCACAAGGTGCCGAGTTCGCAGCACATTTCTGGTCGGATGTCATGGCTAAAGTGCGTGCTCGTGGCCACGCCGTGCCGAGGGTGTTCTACCGTACTACCATCGCGACTGGGGGTTATGCTAGGGACCTGGCATTCAATCCAAGCAAGATGGAGGCGTTCAATGGCGTGCTCGTTGAGAAGATGAGGCGGCATGGGGTGCTCACTGGTGGGGTGATCGACAATTTCGACATGACATTCCCATGGCACTATGACAACCGCTGCAATGACGGTGTCCACTACGGGCGCGCTCCGGCGAGGTTGGTGTGGCGGGACGGCAAGATTGGGCACCAGTACTTCGTGGACCTGATGCTGGGCCATGTGCTCCTCAATGCCATCTGCAATGGATGA